One part of the Rutidosis leptorrhynchoides isolate AG116_Rl617_1_P2 chromosome 1, CSIRO_AGI_Rlap_v1, whole genome shotgun sequence genome encodes these proteins:
- the LOC139864045 gene encoding uncharacterized mitochondrial protein AtMg00810-like has translation MYQPYGYRDNNKPDHVCLLQRSLYGLKQAPRVWYQRFASFASTIDFHHSRSDHSLFVYHHRNETAYILLYVDDIILVTSSVTLRSTLMSLFAKEFAMKDLGSLSYFLGISVTRTDTELFLSQETYAEDILNRVGMTNCSPVDTNGKLSSTNGPSYSNATEFRSLAGALQYLTFTCPDISYVVQQICLHMHDPKEFHMQALRRILKYVRGTVAHGLHLTKSSLSSLVSYTDADWGGCPDTRRSTSSYCVFGR, from the coding sequence ATGTATCAACCATATGGATATCGTGATAATAATAAGCCGGATCATGTTTGTTTGTTACAACGTTCGCTATATGGTTTAAAACAAGCACCTCGTGTGTGGTACCAACGTTTTGCCTCTTTTGCTTCGACTATTGACTTTCATCATAGTCGCTCGGATCATTCTCTTTTTGTCTATCATCATCGGAACGAAACAGCTTACATattactatatgtcgatgacattatTTTGGTTACATCTTCCGTCACGCTACGTTCTACATTAATGTCGCTATTTGCAAAAGAATTCGCAATGAAAGACTTAGGATCTCTAAGTTATTTTCTGGGTATTTCAGTCACTCGTACTGATACTGAACTCTTCTTAAGTCAAGAAACATATGCTGAGGATATTCTTAATCGTGTCGGTATGACAAATTGTTCTCCCGTTGACACGAATGGTAAGCTGAGTTCCACAAATGGTCCGTCTTACTCGAATGCGACTGAATTTCGTAGTTTGGCCGGCGCCCTTCAATACTTGACATTCACGTGTCCTGACATCTCGTATGTCGTTCAGCAAATTTGTTTACACATGCACGATCCGAAAGAGTTTCATATGCAAGCCTTACGTCGTATTCTTAAGTATGTCCGTGGCACCGTTGCTCATGGCTTACACTTAACAAAGTCCTCACTATCGTCTTTGGTTTCTTATACTGATGCTGATTGGGGCGGTTGTCCCGATACGAGACGATCTACTTCCAGTTATTGTGTTTTTGGGAGGTAA